AGCCCTGGGGCTGGAAGTGCTCCCGCAGGATCTCCTCCAGCTTGCTCAACCGGGGGTTCTCGTAGCGCTGGCACCCAGCAAGCGCCAGCAGGCTCGTCCTGTTCTCTGCGCAGGCAAGCGGGGTGTGAGGGGTGCTCCGTGCCCCCAAAACCAGCCTGCACCCACCCTGCTGCAACCCCTCCGGGCCCTTCTTTTACCCTCAAAGGTGGTGGCCAGGAAGCGCTCGGTGGGGTCCTTCATGTCCCTCTCCGTGGCGTAGAACTGCTGGAGGTACTGGAAGGCGTCGACCATGCGCACCGTGTCGTTGATCAGCAAAGCGTCGTTGTACTTGCGCAGGTGCAGCGCGCACGCCCGCGTCTTGCGACAAAACCTCTCCGCCGCTGGCGAGGGAACAAGGACCGGGGTGGTGACACCCGGCCCccgccagccccgtgccccccagcaccccctcccgccgcctcctcacctctcttctccagctccaCGACCTGCTGCTCGTAGGTCTGCGTGCCGAAGTCCTGCGGCAGCCCCGCCATCTCCATGTGCTGCTGGATCTGCGCCATGATCTTCTTCAGCCGCTGGCCAAAGGGGTCCTGGGAGCGGAGAGGGGCTCAGGACCCAGGGGGTTGGGGACATTGCTCCGGGGGTGCAGCCGGGTGGGTTGGGGTTAAGGGTGGTTTGTGTGGCAGGACCCGGACGGTTATGGGATCCCCTGCCCCAAAGCTCTGGTTGAGCTGATTCCTTCAACCGGCCTGAGCTGGGTGGACAGGGGGActccaggaccccccccccagctcaaCAGGGCCTGGGGGCAATGCCATGAGCTCAACCTGCCACCCTCACCCATGCTCTCTCCTGGCACAGGTCGTACTGCTTCTTGGGCTGGGGCACTTGTCTCTGCAGGTGCTGCATGTGCTCCTGCGCCGACGTGATCACCTCGGTGTCCAGGTTGGCGCAAATCTGAAAGGGGAGAGCCCCAAAACCCAGCCCTGAGCCCCGGCAGCCCAGCACGATGCTGGGTGCTCGCTGGCACCCGGCACCACCACCGCGCACCCCACCGAACCCCAGGCTGGGGGCGCAGCACCCACCTGCAGGATGTGCTCCACGGCCCCCTCGAAGGACGTTTTcccccccggtgccgggggACGCCGTCAGGCCCAGGATCTGCGGCAGGTCCCGCTGCCCGCCGAGCTTGCGCTGGAGGTAATTCAACATGATCTTGTTGTAGACGGCCTCCTTGTGCGTGTGGTGGCACTCGTCTATCACCAGCAGGGAGAAGTCTGCACCGGGGCGAGGGAGGAGAGCGGGGTGAGCAGCGCAGGACGTGCCGGGGAGGGTGtcccagccgggggggggggggcggtcccAGCCATGGGGGTCCCGTGCCCACCCGTCAGCTCCACGCGCGTGTCCTCCTCCCGGCTCAGCAGCGCGTTGTGCAGGATCTGGGCCGTGCAGATGACGACGTCGCTGCACTTCACCACCTGGCTGAAGAAGCACTTGTGGCTGCTGTCCCCGCTGATGGCCGTCACCCTGAAGGCGCCCTGCAGGACGTGGAACTCCTCCTTGGCGTGCTGCTCCACCAGGTGCACCTACACCCACCGACCCCATCAGCTCCGAGCCGGGACCACCGCCCGGCGAGCAGCCGGCGCTGTGTGTCCCcgtcccgcccccccccccccccgccccgttaTCTCCCAGGGTAGGGGACGGGGACCCTGGGCCACCTTGTTGACCAGCACGGCCACCCTGCCGTCCCGCCGGCTCTCCAGGTGCTTCCAGCAGACGTGGACGGCGGCGCGGGTCTTGCCGGCCCCCGTGGGCAGCCAGACGATGCTGTTGCGGCCACGCAGGGCTGGGGCCACGGCTTCGTGCTGGTACCCGCGCAGCTCCATGGTCAACGTCGACGGCACCGGTCCCCGGTAGGAAACGAAACCCGGGGAGGCAGCCGTGGGGGGACCCCTCTTGGTCGCGATGCCGGGCCGGGACACGCGGTTGAGCGGGTCTGGGATGAagcgagccgagccgagccaaACCGAGCCGAGCCAaaccgagccgtgccgagcaGCCCGGCTCGCACCGACCCCGGTCCCGATCCCAGTCCCCGCCCCGGTCGGGAACAGAAACCgaaagcaggaggagctgccgcAGCCTTTCCCCACGCCAcgcacccagcccagccccgcctCCCAGTTCAGCCCAGTGCACCCCCACCCAGCCACCCGCACTGCCCCCCAGTTCAAACCAGTGTCCCCCCAGCTCCTTCACACCCCCCACTTAAGCCTGGTGCACCCCCATCCATCTGCaccccccaggccccccccgTGCATATCCCCTCCCACATCAGCCCAGCGCCTCCCGACCCATCCCCGACCCCACCAGTTgatcccagtgcccccccctCACAGCACCCACCGGCCCTAGGgctctcccccctcctcctctgagGTTTGGGGGACCCGATGCAGGGCCAGACACAAGGGGGCAGCTGGGTGTGCAcaagtacatttatttaaaaaaaaaaacaaaaaaacacaacaacaacccaaataaaaaaaaaaaacagtcacgTGGAATGGGCAGATGGGAAGGGCTGGACGAGGTCCAGTCCCCCCCTGCAGCGAGGCCAGCAGGACCCCAGAGGGGCACCAGCACCCCCCCACCAAGGACAGCCACGGGCAATAAGGCAGCAGGCGACCAAGCAGGGGATAAATTAATGCTacaccccagccctgctcccatgGGGTAAACGGGGTCAAGGATGGGGGGGGCGAGGAAAGGATGCGAGCAAGAGCCAGCCGCACAGCACCACGCTGCTGAAGCTGGCTCACAGAGCAagggggagcaggagccagGATGAGAcccccccaggtgcccccagCAAGGCAagggggagctgggaggggatggtGCAGCGCCCCTGCCCCGGGGGAAGAGCTGatggagaggcagcaggagcagggacccccccctcccctgaGCCCAGGAGTGGGGTCTCTGCCCCACAGCGGGCAGGGGGGGGTCCTGCCGTACATTCAAGAGGAGAAGCAGGCGCTGCCTGTGCGTGGACGGGAGCAGGAGGCGAGGCCCCTGCAGAAACTCAAAGCACAGGGGGGGGTCCTGCCCTGGCACCAAGACACCGGGGGGGGCCCTGCCCCGGCACCGAGAGCGGGGGCAGAAGGCACGGCCCCAGGGGAGAGGCAGCAAGGCAGCTCCgctccaaccccccccccgcccctcacATTCCCCTAGGAATGGGGGGGGCTGCCAGTGCAGGGATAAACCCCGGACCCCCCCCAGGGGGAACACCCCACACCCCCAGGCTGTTCAGCAGCAAACCCTAAtccagggagcagggctgcttccTGCAGGCGCCCTTGGGgagagagcagccctgcccctCCCCGGCTGCAGGCAAGGACCAGGGGAGggcctggcagcagccccaggagtCCAGGCCCACCCCCCTACTTGTCGATAAGCCCCCCCTCCTTGAGCTTGAAGTAGAAGAACTTCTCCAGGGTGTTGGCACACTTGCAGTAGTCGCTGTCGGGCGGGTTGTACTCGCGGCAGTTGGTGATGATGCGCTGCAGGTCGGCGATGAACAGCTTCTTGGTGACGTAGTAGCGGTTCTTCAGGCGCTCCGTCATCGTCTTCAGGTCTAGGGGAAAGGGTCaggcccccccccagcacatCCTCGTGCCCCCCACCCATCCCTGACAGGAGGATCCCCTTGGGTTGCCAAGCCAGACCCAAGCCAGGGGTCCCCAAGAGGTAGCCAAGGGGTCCCCAAGAGGTAGCCAAGGggtccctctctctcttctgcctcGCTCCGTGGATGGCCCAGCACCCCAACAGCGAAGCCCCCTCCCCACtatgcgccccccccccccagacttGGgcatgctgcagcccccccacaGACCCCCGCCACCCACCGATGGGGAAGCGGATGATTTCGTAGTAGTCCGGCGCCTCCGATTTCTTCACCGGCTCCATGAAGGGCCACGCGCTGGGGTGGgtctggggagggggcagaggttatcatgggggggggggggcagcacccatctgccccagcaccctggcGTCCTGCTCCCCATATAATGCGTTCATAACCCAGGCAGAGCCGGGAGCCGTGCTGGGGTCACCCTGCCTTCTCCCCCaaaggggctgagggggggggggggaaaatgTGAATGGCACCGCAGCGtgccccctctccccaccttGATCTGGGCCAGGAGGTTCTTGAGGGTGTTGTAGAGCTGGTCTGGGTCCTTCAGCTCTTTGctgcaggacagagcagagcccaTCAGCACCAGCCTCCCGCTGCAGGGGACACGAACCAGGAGCCCCCAGCGCCGCTGCTCCCAGGGGACGCAGCCCCCCACCAGGCACCACTcaccctttttccttccccagaggTTTCCAGCCCGTTTCTCCTGGAAGAACAAAGGCTCAGCATCACCCCAGGGCCCTGCCCTCAGCCATCCGGCGCTCAGCACCCCACTGCGGGGTCAGGACGGGGacccctgccccctccccagggacCCTCCAGCACCCAGGCAGCACGGAGCAGCGCCGCCTGCCCAAGGACTCACGGATTCCGGGGACGCTCTCGATGGGGATCTGCCGCACGCCCTCCTTGAAGCAGGTGAGCCCCGGGTAGACCTTGCGGATCTGCGCCTGCTTCCTCTCGATCAGCTTCTTGATGATCTGCGGTGGGAAACAGGGGGGGGGACATCAGCTGGTACCGCAGGATGCTCCAGGGCCCCCCCACAGATCCAAGGAATGAGGCTgcaccctcctcctgcccagggcCAGCCCTTGCCACTGGAAATCCCAAAagtgaccttttttttctgccctgcaAGCCCATTTCCAGGGAGGATGCCAGCCTTTGGGGACCCCAACGAGGTGACGGGGATAATCAAGGGATGGCTCCCATCACTTTGGGGAGCTCCCCTTGGGGTCCCCATCACTGCCCCCTTGGGGTCCCCATCCCCCTGGGTTTGGGGTGGGTCAGagtgagcacagcccagcagccccccccccccaaagcagcACCTCCTTCTGCTTCTTGATGATGTGGGAGAGCTCGGTGTAGGGGATGCGGGGGTTCAGCTCGCACTCCATCAGCGTCGCCCCCTCGTAGTCCTTGATGTAGCCCAGGTAGCGGCTCTTGGGGACCTTGATGTCCTTGGAGAagccctgggggggggaggggggggaagagacagaaggtggggagggggctcgcAGGCAGGGGAACgaggctgagggggggggaGCCCCAGCCGGGGAAGGAGCCCACCTGCTTCTTGAAGTAGCCGATGGCGTACTCGTCGGCGTAGGTGAGGAAGTAGAGGATGTTGTGCTTGATGTGGTACTCCTTCAGGTGGTTCATCAGGTGCGTCCCATAGCCCTGCGGGAACCGCTGTGAGACTGGGGGGGCCCCCCCACACCCCTCAAGGCCCCCCCAACAGCCCCCAAGGGTGCCAGGACCCCACCACCACGCGTGGCAGGGCGACGCCTGCAGGGCGCCCACTCCCACCCCAGGGCTGGCACCACCCCGGCACCCGCTGGAGCTGacccagcaccatcctgcccccgccccccccgcccctgcagcccccccgagCCCACCTTCACTTGCTCGTTGGACGTCACGGCGCAGAAGACGATCTCCGTGAAGCCCTGGGTGGGGAACATGCGGAAGCAGATCCCCCCGATCACTCGGCCGTCCTTGATGAGAGCCAGCGTCTTGTGcttccggggggggggggggttgcaaaGCCAAGGGTGAGACAGGGAGACCCCAAAACCAGCCCCCCCttgcccccctccccttcccccagccacCCACGGGTCAAAGACGAGGCGGGTGATGTACTCCTTGGGCATGCGGGGCAGCTGGTGGGAGAAGACGTTCTGCAGGCCCACCAGCCACATCAGGATCTTCTTGTTGGACTTCTGCGAGAGCGAGTTGCCGATGACGTGGAACTCGATGATGCCGCGCCGCTCCTCCAGCCGCGCCGTCTCGTCCCGCGCCGCGTTCGCCGACAGCAGGCTGGTCTGCGGGACgggggggtggggagcagctctgACCCCCCCACCTTCCAGGCACGGGGACCTCAGAGCCCCTAATTGCTGGCTGCGCCCCCCAGTAGTGCTGTCTTGGTGCTCCCCAAGCCCCGTACCTCGGGGCCCAGCATGGCAGCGGGGTCGGTGATGGTCAGCATGACCTCGTTCACCAGCTCCATGGGGATGTCGCCCATCACGCGGATCCTCTTGGCGTCCTCCAGCGTCAGGCTCTCGGGCAGCTTCCGCTTCTcccctggggaagggggggcaGCGCCTCAGGCGCCAGGACCCCGAGGAGCCCCGCCAGGACCCCGAGGAGCCCCGCCAGGACCGAGCCGGGTCCCGCTCCTCCCTGCGCTGGCCCTACCTGGCATGGGCTCCGGCGTGCCGGCGTCCATGCTCGcggcagagctgctggtgctgagcttcTTGCTGAAGAGCGGCGTGGTGGGCACGGCCACGGTGCTGACCGCGGCTGGAGGAGGGATGAACACCCATGATGGGAACACCCGTGGTGGATTGGAAGCACCTCATCCACGCTGCGGCAGCGTGGGCGGCATCCCGGCCATCTCCTCACCCCGCTCctccaccccacagccccagcaccagggagctgctccccaAGGTACCTGGGCGCGACACCAGCTGGGCACCCTCGGTGGCCGGCACGGTGAAATCCGCCTCCCAGATGGGCGAGTTCTCGCCGTAAATCTCCTCCTCCAGCATGGACAGGAACCTGGCGGGGAGCCGCGCGTcgggcagccagcaggagctggacaCAACGGCCTCACCGACGGCGTCCCCGCCTCGGGCACCTACTTGGGGAAGTGGGTGAGGATCAGCGTCCGCTTCTCCGGCACCAGCTTGTCCTTCTCCACCCGGAacttctccagcagctgccgGCGGGTGACGGTGAAGATGGACTTGAGGAGGCTGCGCCCGAAGACGTGAGTGGTCTCGTAGCGGGGAAGGCTGTCGCAGCTCTGCGGCACGTGGCAGTAGCACAGCCACCTAGGGGACAAGAGAGCACGGGCTTTGGTGACCCTTCAGCTTCAGCATCCCTCCCGGGACAGCTGCATGAGCCCTCCTCGGGAAGCAGAGACCCCACGGGGCTCATGGATGATGTTATTTGGCAGCACAACACCTGAACTCCAGCTCCGggagagctggcagggctcagagACACGAGCAAGAGCTTCCACGAAGGAcaggggcaggagagcagctcccTGGCCCCCACTTTGCCAGTCCCTGAGCCAGGGCAGACAGGGCTGTggagctggggagaggtggAGGACGCGAGGTGTCCCCATCGGAGGCTGCCTGCCTCCCTCACCTCGTGTAGTTGACCTTGTAGGTGGCCACGTCGTCGTTCTGCGAGCGCTGCCGGAACTGGGACGGCGTCTCCAGCTTCCAGTAGTTGAGACAGAGCAGGAACATCTTGGAGAGCTCATACATGGTCTGCCGCTCCTTGGGGGGCAGGTGGCTGAACTTGTACTGCACAAAGTTCAGGACTCcctgggggggggagagaaaaggggggTGGTGGACGGGTACTGGGGCGGGGGtaccggggctggggggcacaaACCACAGGCACAGGAGCAATGgggagcccagggctggggcagccacTCCCAGGCACTTGGAGGTTtggagaaaaaggcagaaaaagcaggagcaggatggggCAGGATGGGCCGCCGCTGGCCATCACCCACATCGCTGCTCAGCGTGCCCGACCCCAGCCACCCCAGCTCTCTCCAGTTACCCACTTTTAGGGACAGAGCAGAGAGCTCGAGCCTGAGTTTGCACCACAAAGCAAAAAGCCCCGCTGTCTGCACAATCAGGGGACACGTTGGGGCCGAAAACCGcaggacaggctgaggaaagCAACAGCAGCCCCTCGGTGCCGCCCGCCACAGAGGGTGCAAGCGCTGGGACCACCGAGAGCAGCCAAGCGCAGGACGAGGACGCAGGACGAGGCACCGGCGCGGCTCGCGAGCCTCACCTGCTCGATGTTGGGTTTCTCGAAAGGGGGGCTCCCCAGCGACCCCTCGACCACCGGCTGGCTCATCTGCAGGATGCACTTCCTGAGGAGCTGCAAGAACCCCGTCAGCCCCCGTCACTTGTTTAACGCCCGCCCCTACCCTGGAAATCCCAGGGGAACCGAACGCGGGACAGCAGGCAGCGCCCGGGAACGAGGCGGGTTTATGGGGTCAAAGCGGGGCTGGTCGGACACATCACAGCcccagataaaaataaaaacgaGTCCCAGGAGGTCAGAAGAGAGGGGAAGCAGCCGGCCAGCCCCGGACGCACCTTGAACAGGTAGAAGTAGACCTGCTTGGTGTCCGTGTCCTCCTCCTTGTGCACCGACATGAAGAGGTTCTCCACGTCCACCACCATGCCCAGCAGCCGGTTGATCTCCTCCTCCGAGACGTTCTCCAGGTGGGACACGTGGTCggctgcagtgaggagggcACTGCGGTGAGACCCCCCCCCGTCTGGGTTCCAGGGGGGTCccgggggacgggggggggggtgcggtCCCAGGGGTTTGGGGTTACCCAGCGCGTGGCTGCAGCTGCGGCAGGGCTCGCTCAGGTTGGTCACCGGCTGCTGCAGGTCCATGCGGGGGGCCGTGGGGGGGTTGGGGTTCTTCCAGCCATTGCACTTGCAGGCATCGTTGGCCTGGGACGAGGGACGGGGAGGGCATGGCGCAGCAGCCCCACGCGCTGCCccgtgccagggctgctgccgCCCCCAGGGGCCAAGCagcttcccttcccacccagcaCACCCATCCCGCCCCAAACATCCCCACCACTCCCGCGTCCGCGCCCCCGGGATCCTGCACAGCTCGGCTCCCCCATCCTGCATCCTCTGCCTCGCTCAGCGCCCCGCTCCTGCGCCCCTTATTCACGCACTGCCCTGTACTCCCTCCTGCATGGCTCAGCACCCCACTCCTGCGCCCTCCGCTATGCACAGCTCTGCGCCTTGTCCAGCACggctcagcaccctgctcccGCATCCCCTGCCCGGCTCAGCACCCCGCTCCTGCACCCCCTTACCCACCCACAGCCTCAGACCCCCTCCTGTTCAGCTCAGCACCCCATTCCTGCGCTCCCTGTCCATGCACAGCCCTGCACCCCACGCcgcccagctcagcaccctgctcaTGCACCCCTTACCTATGCACAGCCTCAGGCCCCCTTCCGCTCTGCTCAGCGCCCTGCTCCTACCTGGTTCAGCACCCTGTTCCTGCACCCCTTACCCATGCACAACCCCGCACCCCCTCCCGCTCAGCTCAGAACCCTGCTCCCGCACCCCCTGCTCATGCACAGCCCTGCACCCCAtcctgcccagctcagcaccccatTCCTACACCCCTTACCCATGAACAGCCCCACAACccctcctgctcagcaccctgtTCCTGCACCccttccccacacacaccccctcaccccaccccacccagctcagcaccccgtTCCTACACCCCTAATCCATGCGTGGCCCCACACTCCCTACTGCTCggctcagcaccctgctcctgctcggctcagcaccctgctcccGCACCCCCTGCCCATACACAGCTCTGCATCCTCTCCTACCTggctcagcaccctgctcccgcaccccctgcccagctcagcaccccgtTCCTGCACCCCTCACCCACGCACAGCCCCGCACCCCATCCTGCCgagctcagcaccctgctcctACCCGGCTCAGCACCCCGTTCCTACACCCCTTACCCATGCACAGCCCCACATCCCATCCcgcccagctcagcaccccgtTCCTGCACCCCTCACCCACGCACAGCCCCGCACCCCATCCTGCCGAGCTCAGCACCCCGTTCCTACACCCCTCACCCGCGCCCACCCCctcaccccatcccacccagctcagcacccccccccccccagccccgcaccccctcggggccgccccccccccgggcccaCCTTGCATGCGGAGAACACCCCCAGCTTCTCCAGCTTCTTGCCGCGGGGGAAGCCGCGCACCTGCGCCTTGCGCTGGCTCGcccgctgctgctggctgaggccgggccgggccggatCGCTGGAACCCGTCCCTCCCGCCGCTCCGGGAACCGgaccggccccgctcccggttCCCCCGCTCGGCGCTGCCGCCGTCCCGGGACCCG
The sequence above is drawn from the Cygnus olor isolate bCygOlo1 chromosome 25, bCygOlo1.pri.v2, whole genome shotgun sequence genome and encodes:
- the DHX58 gene encoding LOW QUALITY PROTEIN: probable ATP-dependent RNA helicase DHX58 (The sequence of the model RefSeq protein was modified relative to this genomic sequence to represent the inferred CDS: deleted 1 base in 1 codon), yielding MELRGYQHEAVAPALRGRNSIVWLPTGAGKTRAAVHVCWKHLESRRDGRVAVLVNKVHLVEQHAKEEFHVLQGAFRVTAISGDSSHKCFFSQVVKCSDVVICTAQILHNALLSREEDTRVELTDFSLLVIDECHHTHKEAVYNKIMLNYLQRKLGGQRDLPQILGLTASPGTGGKTSFEGAVEHILQICANLDTEVITSAQEHMQHLQRQVPQPKKQYDLCQERAWDPFGQRLKKIMAQIQQHMEMAGLPQDFGTQTYEQQVVELEKRAAERFCRKTRACALHLRKYNDALLINDTVRMVDAFQYLQQFYATERDMKDPTERFLATTFEENRTSLLALAGCQRYENPRLSKLEEILREHFQPQGSSRGIVFTKTRQSAYSLLSWLQDAAALGGQHIRAAVLTGAGYSNQTRHMTQNEQQDVIRQFRKGDLNLLFSTSVAEEGLDIPKCNIVVRYGLMTNEIAMVQARGRARAENSVYSVLAKANSREVSRELLNEDLVELMERAIRAVQAMPESEYRQKIAELQRNAVISWQVKEAKISERRQQHDPDDVRFYCVNCNVAVCCGSDIRTVEGMHHVNINPNFRFYYTVSLGKIHFARTFKDWEPGCRVMCSGCSQEWGMEMIYQHVKLPILCIKNFVVETPDEKRRYKKWSSVTFPIKEFDYLEYCSSTQEDESF
- the KAT2A gene encoding histone acetyltransferase KAT2A, whose translation is MAEPEAAQPGRPPPGPGTAAAPSGGTGSGAGPVPGAAGGTGSSDPARPGLSQQQRASQRKAQVRGFPRGKKLEKLGVFSACKANDACKCNGWKNPNPPTAPRMDLQQPVTNLSEPCRSCSHALADHVSHLENVSEEEINRLLGMVVDVENLFMSVHKEEDTDTKQVYFYLFKLLRKCILQMSQPVVEGSLGSPPFEKPNIEQGVLNFVQYKFSHLPPKERQTMYELSKMFLLCLNYWKLETPSQFRQRSQNDDVATYKVNYTRWLCYCHVPQSCDSLPRYETTHVFGRSLLKSIFTVTRRQLLEKFRVEKDKLVPEKRTLILTHFPKFLSMLEEEIYGENSPIWEADFTVPATEGAQLVSRPAAVSTVAVPTTPLFSKKLSTSSSAASMDAGTPEPMPGEKRKLPESLTLEDAKRIRVMGDIPMELVNEVMLTITDPAAMLGPETSLLSANAARDETARLEERRGIIEFHVIGNSLSQKSNKKILMWLVGLQNVFSHQLPRMPKEYITRLVFDPKHKTLALIKDGRVIGGICFRMFPTQGFTEIVFCAVTSNEQVKGYGTHLMNHLKEYHIKHNILYFLTYADEYAIGYFKKQGFSKDIKVPKSRYLGYIKDYEGATLMECELNPRIPYTELSHIIKKQKEIIKKLIERKQAQIRKVYPGLTCFKEGVRQIPIESVPGIRETGWKPLGKEKGKELKDPDQLYNTLKNLLAQIKTHPSAWPFMEPVKKSEAPDYYEIIRFPIDLKTMTERLKNRYYVTKKLFIADLQRIITNCREYNPPDSDYCKCANTLEKFFYFKLKEGGLIDK